A portion of the Faecalibacterium sp. I3-3-89 genome contains these proteins:
- a CDS encoding DivIVA domain-containing protein — MLTPQDVRAVQFEKNLRGYRTEDVDRFLDKVEQQLEQDAGQMEALRKQVADLTAENETLRRSMQSYEADGDMLKSALINAQRMGENVIREANQKAEDILHRANLRGDDIIRDANELLQKASDRADEIISEANDKKLAEEREYDRVRLEVTRFKSDVLNLYRTHVESLSRLPEFQQKEEAAAQDADEELPEAEAADAENAAETAPAADAPEAEAAPAAPASDKGEDFWEKDESQLKLDPPPADPNAAFQGVSFSE; from the coding sequence ATGCTGACACCGCAGGACGTGCGCGCTGTCCAATTCGAAAAGAATCTCCGCGGCTACCGCACCGAGGACGTGGATCGTTTTCTGGATAAGGTAGAACAGCAGCTCGAGCAGGATGCAGGACAGATGGAGGCGCTGCGCAAGCAGGTGGCCGATCTGACTGCGGAGAACGAGACGCTGCGCCGCAGTATGCAGAGCTATGAGGCCGACGGAGATATGCTCAAGAGCGCCCTCATCAATGCCCAGCGGATGGGTGAAAATGTCATCCGCGAGGCCAACCAGAAAGCCGAGGACATCCTGCACCGTGCGAATCTGCGCGGCGACGACATCATCCGGGATGCCAACGAGCTGCTGCAGAAGGCCAGCGACCGCGCCGATGAGATCATCAGCGAGGCCAACGACAAGAAGCTGGCTGAGGAGCGGGAGTATGACCGTGTCCGTCTCGAAGTCACCCGCTTCAAGTCCGACGTGCTGAACCTCTACCGCACCCACGTGGAGTCCCTGAGCCGTCTGCCGGAGTTCCAGCAGAAGGAAGAGGCGGCCGCGCAGGATGCAGACGAGGAGCTGCCCGAGGCAGAGGCTGCTGACGCTGAGAACGCAGCAGAGACCGCACCCGCTGCGGACGCCCCCGAGGCCGAAGCTGCCCCCGCCGCCCCTGCTTCCGATAAGGGCGAGGACTTCTGGGAAAAGGATGAATCCCAGCTCAAGCTCGACCCGCCCCCCGCAGACCCCAACGCTGCATTTCAGGGCGTGAGCTTCAGCGAATAA
- a CDS encoding YlmH family RNA-binding protein, which yields MARSIDAQPGVRGFVPAQNDEERFLMRHVEDLARAAFGRGIARYSAFLSDREQQLAQAALNRADAPEESCRFEGGWPGAERRVLCLEPEDCYPACPVCCVRLRCRGLAGAQLPVHKDYLGSLMGLELRREALGDIVLPPEEPGTAYVFALEPAADLICQELRSVGRTEVTAQLLALDEVPQFAEAERRLQTATVSSLRLDAVLAAMLRCSRGMAAELVAAGRVEINHLPASSAHAPVYPSDVFTVRGKGRFRLTALPGKSKKDRQIIEFFQY from the coding sequence ATGGCGCGTTCTATTGATGCACAGCCCGGCGTGCGGGGCTTCGTCCCGGCGCAGAACGATGAGGAACGCTTCCTCATGCGCCATGTGGAGGATCTGGCCCGCGCCGCCTTTGGCCGGGGCATCGCCCGCTATTCGGCCTTTCTGAGCGACCGGGAACAGCAGCTGGCGCAGGCGGCACTCAACCGCGCCGACGCGCCGGAAGAGAGCTGCCGCTTCGAGGGCGGCTGGCCCGGGGCAGAGCGCCGGGTGCTCTGCCTTGAGCCGGAGGACTGCTATCCGGCCTGCCCGGTCTGCTGCGTCCGGCTCAGATGCCGCGGGCTGGCCGGGGCACAGCTGCCCGTCCACAAGGACTATCTGGGCAGCCTGATGGGTCTCGAGCTTCGCCGGGAGGCGCTGGGCGACATCGTCCTGCCGCCGGAAGAGCCGGGCACCGCCTATGTGTTCGCGCTGGAGCCGGCCGCAGACCTCATCTGTCAGGAGCTGCGCAGCGTGGGCCGCACCGAGGTGACGGCCCAGCTGCTGGCACTGGACGAGGTGCCGCAGTTCGCCGAGGCCGAGCGCCGTTTGCAGACGGCCACCGTGTCGTCCCTGCGTCTGGACGCTGTGCTGGCGGCCATGCTGCGGTGCAGCCGGGGCATGGCCGCAGAGCTTGTGGCGGCGGGACGGGTGGAGATCAACCATCTGCCCGCTTCCAGCGCCCACGCGCCGGTGTACCCATCGGATGTGTTCACCGTGCGGGGCAAGGGGCGCTTCCGCCTGACGGCTCTGCCGGGCAAGAGTAAAAAAGACCGACAAATCATCGAGTTCTTCCAGTATTGA
- a CDS encoding cell division protein SepF, which translates to MSFVDSLKKGLFGSEDDYDDQYMDDGPQMVNNNNGIGTAGADEEDAPEEAAAPKRNGKVVNIHATTQLKVVLVKPEHFEDASTIADHLNNKRTVVLNLESTNKEVSRRLVDFLSGVAYANNGQIKRVANSTFIITPYNVDIMGDLLDELENNGAFY; encoded by the coding sequence ATGTCTTTTGTGGATAGTCTGAAAAAAGGACTTTTTGGCAGTGAGGACGATTACGACGATCAGTACATGGACGACGGCCCTCAGATGGTGAATAACAACAACGGCATCGGCACCGCAGGTGCCGACGAGGAGGACGCCCCCGAGGAGGCCGCGGCCCCCAAGCGGAACGGCAAGGTGGTCAACATCCATGCCACCACCCAGCTGAAGGTCGTTCTGGTCAAGCCCGAGCACTTCGAGGACGCCAGCACCATTGCAGACCACCTGAACAACAAGCGCACCGTTGTGCTGAATCTGGAGTCCACCAACAAAGAGGTCTCCCGCCGTCTGGTGGACTTCCTCTCCGGTGTGGCCTACGCCAACAACGGCCAGATCAAGCGGGTGGCCAACAGCACCTTCATCATTACCCCCTACAACGTAGACATCATGGGCGACCTGCTGGACGAGCTGGAGAACAATGGCGCGTTCTATTGA
- a CDS encoding HlyD family efflux transporter periplasmic adaptor subunit: MADKTHSEPGTPGVLSRLAGIAVVAVVLAGIYVGYQALQVLFPPSTYETAMLATVADTVSADGVLLFDETYISGSGTLGYLAADGERVSAGAAVAEIYSSPEQAGLRQQLTALNDQIELLQRSQNTTATQLDSLRKERSGALYDLMDALDSSAYDETAQGEENYILAQNKLWVITGEVSDFSAQIAALTQQSAQVQAQLGAPTQIAAPQTGYFIRSTAARRLNAGADDILALDAAGLEAYLNSDPELPLDGCAGKLVSGFTWRYVGLCSAKEGEKLLGDNGKPLTRSVKIKFPGQMETPLKASVSEVSIDEASGLARFVVTCEVINGDVLRLSRAKAQIIVDETTGLRIPIEAVHYLKEDGTESETQGENYIPGVYVKYGNLARFCKIDPVDSAHPLVTDGDYCIVMPSSTDKTKTISEVRLYDEIIVSGQNLYDGKLL, encoded by the coding sequence ATGGCCGATAAAACGCATTCAGAACCCGGAACGCCGGGTGTGCTGAGCCGTCTGGCGGGCATCGCTGTGGTGGCGGTGGTTCTGGCGGGCATCTATGTGGGCTATCAGGCCTTACAGGTGCTTTTCCCGCCCAGCACCTACGAGACCGCGATGCTTGCCACGGTGGCGGATACCGTGAGCGCCGACGGCGTCCTGCTCTTCGACGAGACCTACATCTCCGGCAGCGGGACGCTGGGCTACCTCGCCGCCGACGGCGAGCGCGTCTCGGCGGGCGCTGCGGTGGCCGAGATCTACAGCAGCCCGGAACAGGCGGGCCTCCGCCAGCAGCTCACGGCCCTGAACGACCAGATCGAGCTGCTGCAGCGGTCTCAGAACACCACCGCCACCCAGTTGGACTCCCTGAGAAAAGAGCGTTCCGGTGCACTTTATGACCTGATGGATGCGCTGGACAGCTCCGCCTATGACGAGACGGCGCAGGGCGAGGAGAATTACATCCTCGCCCAGAACAAGCTCTGGGTCATCACAGGGGAAGTCTCGGATTTTTCGGCCCAGATCGCGGCCCTCACTCAGCAGTCGGCGCAGGTGCAGGCTCAGCTGGGCGCGCCCACCCAGATCGCCGCCCCCCAGACCGGCTACTTCATCCGCAGCACCGCCGCCAGACGGCTCAACGCCGGGGCGGACGACATCCTCGCGCTGGATGCTGCCGGTCTTGAGGCCTATCTGAACTCCGACCCGGAGCTGCCGCTGGACGGCTGCGCGGGCAAGCTCGTCTCGGGCTTTACGTGGAGGTATGTCGGCCTCTGCTCGGCCAAGGAGGGGGAGAAGCTGCTGGGGGACAACGGCAAGCCCCTGACCCGCTCGGTGAAGATCAAGTTTCCCGGCCAGATGGAAACGCCCCTCAAGGCGTCGGTGTCGGAGGTGAGCATCGACGAGGCCAGCGGCTTGGCCCGCTTCGTCGTTACCTGCGAGGTCATCAACGGCGATGTCCTCCGCCTCAGCCGGGCCAAGGCCCAGATCATCGTGGACGAGACTACCGGCCTGCGCATCCCCATCGAGGCTGTCCATTATTTAAAGGAAGACGGCACCGAGTCTGAGACGCAGGGCGAAAATTACATCCCGGGCGTCTACGTCAAGTACGGCAATCTCGCCCGCTTCTGTAAGATCGACCCTGTGGACAGCGCTCATCCGCTGGTGACGGATGGCGACTACTGCATCGTCATGCCCAGCAGCACCGATAAGACCAAAACCATCAGCGAAGTCCGCCTTTATGACGAGATCATCGTCTCGGGACAAAATTTGTATGATGGAAAGCTTTTATAG
- the miaA gene encoding tRNA (adenosine(37)-N6)-dimethylallyltransferase MiaA, which produces MLAVVGPTATGKTALGVTLAETFGGEVISADSMQLYKGLDVGTAKVTPDETHGIPHHAVDLLTPDEPFSVADFVALAGRLEVDISARGRLPILVGGTGLYVQSFLYGVRFAAEKTPDGLREQLAAELAEKGPEAMYKELQEADPEAAAAIHPNNQVRVLRALEHFRATGKRLSEQKAQSLPPERPYRSLVLGLDFPDRAQLYRRIDLRVDKMLDAGLLDEAKLVYDHRQTYRTAAQAIGYKEFFPFFEGTAALEECADKLKQASRNYAKRQLTWFRHMDGVVWLDASAPDAAARAVRLTREFLAKG; this is translated from the coding sequence GTGCTGGCCGTCGTAGGCCCTACGGCCACCGGCAAGACCGCCCTCGGCGTCACGCTGGCCGAGACGTTTGGCGGCGAGGTCATCAGCGCCGACTCGATGCAGCTCTATAAGGGTCTGGATGTCGGCACGGCAAAGGTCACGCCCGACGAGACCCACGGCATCCCCCACCACGCGGTGGACCTCCTGACCCCCGATGAGCCGTTCAGCGTAGCGGATTTCGTCGCGCTGGCCGGGCGGCTCGAAGTGGACATCTCCGCCCGGGGCCGTCTGCCCATCCTTGTGGGCGGTACGGGACTCTATGTTCAGAGCTTTTTATATGGTGTGCGCTTTGCCGCCGAAAAGACGCCGGATGGCCTGCGGGAGCAGCTGGCCGCCGAGCTGGCCGAAAAAGGCCCGGAAGCCATGTACAAGGAGCTTCAGGAGGCCGACCCGGAGGCCGCTGCCGCCATCCACCCGAACAATCAGGTGCGGGTGCTGCGGGCGCTGGAACACTTCCGCGCCACCGGCAAGCGTCTGAGTGAACAGAAAGCCCAGTCCCTCCCGCCCGAGCGGCCCTATCGCTCGCTGGTGCTGGGGCTGGATTTCCCCGACCGCGCCCAGCTCTACCGCCGCATCGACCTGCGGGTGGACAAGATGCTGGATGCCGGTCTGCTGGACGAGGCGAAGCTGGTCTACGACCACCGCCAGACCTACCGCACGGCGGCGCAGGCCATCGGCTACAAAGAGTTTTTTCCCTTTTTTGAGGGGACGGCTGCGCTGGAGGAGTGCGCCGACAAGCTCAAGCAGGCCTCCCGCAACTACGCCAAGCGTCAGCTGACGTGGTTCCGCCATATGGACGGCGTGGTCTGGCTGGACGCCTCCGCGCCGGACGCTGCGGCCCGGGCTGTCCGACTGACCCGAGAATTTTTAGCGAAAGGGTGA
- the mutL gene encoding DNA mismatch repair endonuclease MutL encodes MAEIHVLDKHTAELIAAGEVVERPASVVKELLENAIDAGASQITVSIESGGVRLIEISDNGTGIEAKYIPTAFIRHATSKIRTEDDLNSIHTLGFRGEALASIASVARVELLTRTEADECASLYRIEGGEEQPIEPGARGVGTTIRVRDLFFNTPARMKFLKKDSSEGTFVADLVGHVALSHPEVSFKFLREGKLQYVTPGDGQLRSAAYAVLGREFSRDLMEVDNREGVYRVWGLITQPRSCRASRSMQYFYINGRYVRNRTMMAGMEMAFKGTMMQGKFPGGILLLEMPADLVDVNVHPAKTEVRFARENDIFDLVYHAVKLALSQPGTGERRFVFDEDKDNDASQESKNSETKENINVKNNCFTGLSAVISGQAEPGSLPHPTESPLRPAASAVPRPAQPSAPEQDILPLPAKAPETAAPESEHSWTTVAADALLPMDAALHSPEPPVQDSTLEPPPFRAASSESQLDVEPDIDLPDVTRDHMAAWEPAPVGAERPPLPSLPDVPDAPQQSTAPEQLGFAVQDGPEPLRYVGELFRTYILAERGDEVCIIDKHAAHERQLFEKLAANYGDVPSQLLLEPLVIELSAEEKTALLANLPLLESAGLEVSDFGGSSVCLRSVPADVEQGSAEDLLVELAAKLAHGSRDALNERTEWVLHSISCRAAIKAGDHTSPQELMALAEKILSGEVPPFCPHGRPCVLKLTRKELEKQFGRIV; translated from the coding sequence ATGGCAGAGATACACGTTCTGGACAAGCACACCGCAGAACTCATCGCCGCCGGTGAGGTGGTGGAGCGGCCCGCGTCGGTCGTGAAGGAGCTGCTGGAAAACGCCATCGACGCAGGCGCGTCCCAGATCACCGTCTCCATCGAGTCGGGCGGCGTCCGCCTCATCGAGATCAGCGACAACGGCACCGGCATCGAGGCGAAATACATCCCTACAGCCTTCATCCGCCACGCCACCAGCAAGATCCGGACGGAAGACGACCTCAACAGCATCCACACGCTGGGCTTCCGGGGCGAGGCACTGGCCTCCATCGCCAGCGTGGCCCGGGTCGAGCTGCTCACCCGTACCGAGGCCGACGAGTGCGCTTCCCTCTACCGCATTGAGGGCGGGGAAGAGCAGCCCATCGAACCGGGTGCCCGGGGCGTCGGTACCACCATCCGCGTCCGGGACCTCTTCTTCAACACGCCCGCCCGGATGAAGTTCCTCAAAAAGGATTCCAGCGAGGGCACCTTCGTGGCCGACCTCGTGGGCCATGTGGCCCTTAGCCACCCTGAGGTGAGCTTCAAGTTCCTCCGCGAGGGCAAGCTGCAGTATGTCACCCCCGGTGACGGCCAGCTCCGCAGTGCGGCTTACGCTGTGCTGGGCCGGGAGTTCAGCCGCGACCTGATGGAGGTGGACAACCGTGAGGGCGTCTACCGGGTCTGGGGCCTGATCACCCAGCCCCGCAGCTGCCGCGCCAGCCGCAGTATGCAGTATTTCTATATCAATGGCCGCTACGTCCGCAACCGCACCATGATGGCGGGCATGGAGATGGCGTTCAAGGGCACCATGATGCAGGGCAAGTTCCCTGGAGGGATCTTGCTTCTTGAGATGCCTGCCGACCTCGTGGATGTGAATGTCCATCCGGCCAAGACGGAGGTCCGATTTGCCCGGGAAAACGACATCTTTGACCTTGTCTACCACGCCGTCAAGCTGGCTCTGAGCCAGCCGGGCACGGGGGAAAGACGATTCGTTTTCGACGAAGATAAAGACAACGATGCATCCCAAGAATCAAAAAACAGCGAAACGAAAGAAAATATAAATGTAAAGAATAACTGCTTTACAGGGCTTTCCGCAGTCATTTCGGGGCAGGCAGAGCCGGGAAGCCTGCCGCACCCGACCGAAAGCCCCCTCCGCCCTGCGGCGTCGGCAGTGCCCCGCCCGGCACAGCCCTCTGCCCCGGAGCAGGACATCCTCCCGCTGCCTGCAAAAGCCCCGGAAACGGCGGCTCCGGAGTCGGAGCACAGCTGGACAACGGTTGCAGCCGATGCACTGCTGCCGATGGACGCCGCTCTCCACAGCCCGGAGCCTCCGGTGCAGGACAGCACCCTTGAGCCGCCGCCCTTCCGGGCTGCGTCCAGCGAATCCCAGCTGGATGTGGAGCCGGACATCGACCTGCCGGACGTCACCCGCGACCACATGGCCGCGTGGGAGCCGGCCCCGGTGGGAGCGGAACGCCCGCCGCTGCCGTCCCTGCCCGATGTGCCGGACGCGCCGCAGCAGAGCACGGCCCCCGAGCAGCTGGGCTTTGCTGTGCAGGACGGCCCTGAGCCGCTGCGGTATGTGGGGGAGCTTTTCCGCACCTATATCCTCGCGGAGCGGGGCGATGAAGTCTGTATCATCGACAAGCACGCCGCCCATGAGCGCCAGCTCTTCGAGAAGCTGGCTGCGAACTACGGCGACGTCCCCAGCCAGCTCCTGCTGGAGCCGCTGGTCATCGAGCTTTCGGCGGAAGAGAAAACGGCTCTCCTTGCGAACCTCCCGCTGCTGGAAAGCGCGGGCCTCGAGGTGAGCGATTTCGGCGGCAGCTCGGTCTGTCTGCGCTCTGTGCCTGCCGACGTAGAGCAGGGGAGCGCCGAGGACCTGCTGGTGGAGCTGGCGGCAAAGCTGGCTCACGGCAGCCGCGACGCCCTGAATGAGCGGACGGAATGGGTGCTCCACTCCATCTCCTGCCGCGCCGCCATCAAGGCGGGCGACCACACCTCGCCGCAGGAGCTGATGGCGCTGGCCGAGAAGATCCTTTCCGGCGAGGTGCCACCCTTCTGTCCCCACGGACGCCCCTGCGTCCTGAAACTGACCCGAAAGGAGCTGGAAAAGCAGTTTGGCCGAATCGTGTAA
- the mutS gene encoding DNA mismatch repair protein MutS → MAELSPMMQQYLEIKKQHKDEILFYRIGDFYEMFFDDALTASRELDLTLTGKQCGLEERAPMCGVPFHSYEGYVARLIAKGYKVAICEQVEDPAKAKGLVKRDIIRVVTPGTVIESSMLQDDKNNYIASIFLKGGAAGLCFADVSTGTAHITELKREKIAPAVIAELCRYHPSEVLMNPGLLDCREITAYLKKNMICAVELVEEERYAPGLVSIALENQFGRDWPAKTGMAEDGLVRFAMAALLEYLHDTQIKGVERLKTVITYNEAQFMSLSPVTRANLELTETLRGREKRGTLLWVLDKTSTAMGKRMLRSWIEQPLVSSAAINRRLSAVESLVNQTMQRGDLIEQLHYIADLERLMTRAVYGSATPKEIYTMAQTCERLPDLRAQAESCGCPELTALAGQIDLLDDVKTAILAAIDPDAPSTLKDGGVIAKGYHSEVDELRSIRDNTKGVLAQLETRLRQETGIPKLKIGYNHVFGYFIEVSNSYKQMVPETYIRKQTLTSGERYITQELKELENKILGAHERLIALEHRLFAELLEKIGGQLDRIQRTANAVAELDVLAALAQVAAENNYCRPVVDDSDELTITEGRHPVVEQMLKGSLFVPNDTKLNCTTDRCLIITGPNMAGKSTYMRQNALIALMAQIGSFVPASSCHVGVVDAIFTRIGASDDLAAGQSTFMVEMTEVAEILKNATPKSLVVLDEIGRGTSTFDGMSIARAVVEHISDPAKGLGCKTLFATHYHELTDLEGSIEGVKNYNIAVKKRGEDITFLRRIVRGPADDSYGIEVAKLAGLPGTVTRRAHEVLRALEASAPKNKVEQMDFDALQEYSSPVVPSEMMEKLEALDVETLTPIEALNFLYELKKTLSGSLKG, encoded by the coding sequence ATGGCAGAGCTTTCGCCCATGATGCAGCAATATCTTGAGATAAAAAAACAACATAAGGACGAGATCCTTTTCTATCGCATCGGCGATTTCTACGAGATGTTCTTCGACGATGCGCTCACGGCCTCGCGGGAGCTGGACCTGACCCTTACGGGCAAGCAGTGCGGCCTCGAGGAACGTGCGCCCATGTGCGGCGTGCCCTTCCACAGCTACGAGGGCTATGTGGCCCGCCTCATCGCAAAGGGCTATAAGGTCGCCATCTGCGAGCAGGTGGAAGACCCGGCCAAGGCCAAGGGCCTCGTCAAGCGGGACATCATCCGGGTGGTCACGCCGGGCACCGTCATCGAGAGCAGTATGCTTCAGGATGACAAGAACAACTACATCGCCAGCATCTTCCTGAAGGGCGGTGCGGCGGGCCTCTGCTTTGCTGACGTCTCCACCGGCACGGCCCACATCACCGAGCTGAAGCGGGAAAAGATCGCCCCGGCGGTCATCGCAGAGCTTTGCCGCTACCACCCCAGCGAGGTGCTGATGAACCCGGGTCTGCTGGACTGCCGGGAGATCACCGCCTACCTCAAAAAGAACATGATCTGCGCCGTCGAGCTGGTGGAGGAGGAACGGTATGCCCCGGGCCTCGTCTCCATCGCCCTCGAGAACCAGTTTGGCCGCGACTGGCCTGCCAAGACCGGCATGGCCGAGGACGGTCTCGTCCGCTTTGCGATGGCGGCGCTGCTGGAATATCTCCACGATACCCAGATCAAAGGCGTCGAGCGGCTCAAGACGGTCATCACCTACAACGAGGCTCAGTTCATGAGTCTGTCGCCGGTCACACGGGCCAACCTTGAGCTGACCGAGACGCTGCGGGGCCGCGAAAAGCGGGGGACGCTGCTCTGGGTGCTGGACAAGACCAGCACTGCCATGGGCAAGCGGATGCTGCGCAGCTGGATCGAGCAGCCGCTGGTGTCCAGCGCTGCCATCAACCGCCGCCTCAGCGCGGTAGAGAGCCTCGTGAACCAGACCATGCAGCGGGGCGACCTCATCGAGCAGCTCCACTACATCGCCGACCTCGAGCGCCTCATGACCCGTGCGGTCTATGGTTCGGCCACGCCCAAGGAGATCTACACGATGGCCCAGACCTGTGAGCGCCTGCCTGACCTGCGGGCGCAGGCCGAGAGCTGCGGCTGCCCTGAGCTGACCGCCCTTGCAGGTCAGATCGATCTGCTGGACGACGTCAAAACAGCCATCCTCGCAGCCATCGACCCGGATGCCCCCTCCACCCTGAAGGACGGCGGCGTCATCGCCAAGGGCTACCACTCCGAGGTGGATGAGCTGCGCTCCATCCGCGACAACACCAAGGGTGTCCTCGCCCAGCTGGAGACGCGCCTGCGGCAGGAGACGGGCATCCCCAAGCTGAAGATCGGCTACAACCACGTCTTCGGTTACTTCATCGAGGTCAGCAACTCCTATAAGCAGATGGTCCCCGAGACCTACATCCGCAAACAGACCCTCACCTCCGGCGAGCGCTACATCACGCAGGAGCTGAAGGAGCTGGAAAACAAGATCCTCGGCGCACACGAGCGCCTTATCGCACTGGAGCACCGGCTCTTTGCCGAGCTGCTGGAAAAGATCGGCGGTCAGCTCGACCGCATCCAGCGGACGGCCAACGCCGTGGCCGAGCTGGACGTGCTGGCGGCGCTGGCGCAGGTGGCGGCAGAGAACAACTACTGCCGCCCCGTGGTGGACGACAGCGACGAGCTGACCATCACCGAGGGCCGCCACCCGGTGGTGGAGCAGATGCTGAAGGGGAGCCTCTTCGTGCCCAACGATACGAAGCTCAACTGCACCACCGACCGCTGCCTCATCATCACCGGCCCGAATATGGCAGGCAAATCGACGTATATGCGTCAGAACGCGCTGATCGCGCTGATGGCCCAGATCGGCTCCTTCGTCCCGGCGTCCAGCTGTCATGTGGGCGTCGTGGACGCCATCTTCACCCGCATCGGCGCATCGGACGACCTCGCCGCCGGACAGTCCACCTTCATGGTGGAGATGACTGAGGTGGCCGAAATCCTGAAAAACGCCACCCCCAAGAGCCTCGTCGTGCTGGACGAGATCGGCCGCGGCACCTCCACCTTCGACGGCATGAGCATCGCCCGCGCCGTGGTGGAGCACATCTCCGACCCGGCCAAGGGCCTCGGCTGCAAGACTCTTTTCGCCACCCACTACCACGAGCTGACCGATTTGGAAGGGTCCATCGAGGGGGTCAAGAACTACAACATCGCCGTCAAGAAGCGGGGAGAGGACATTACCTTCCTCCGCCGCATCGTCCGCGGCCCTGCCGACGACAGCTACGGCATCGAGGTGGCGAAGCTGGCCGGTCTGCCCGGCACTGTGACCCGCCGCGCCCACGAGGTGCTGCGTGCATTGGAAGCTTCTGCCCCGAAAAATAAGGTGGAGCAGATGGACTTCGACGCCTTGCAGGAGTATTCCTCGCCCGTCGTCCCCAGCGAGATGATGGAAAAGCTCGAGGCGCTGGACGTGGAGACCCTGACCCCCATCGAGGCGCTGAACTTCCTCTATGAGCTGAAAAAGACCCTGAGCGGCAGCCTGAAGGGCTGA
- a CDS encoding YlbF family regulator, producing the protein MDCIDLFKRAAMALQTDPRYLAMDQARKMNDKDEELQNLIGEFNLARMDLNNEIGKTERSDARIAELNEKVNDLYGKIMADEGMVAYNEAKRDCENLVNYIDAIINTAMNGGDPMTVQEPSASCTGSCSTCGGCH; encoded by the coding sequence ATGGATTGCATCGACCTCTTCAAGCGTGCCGCGATGGCACTTCAGACCGACCCCCGCTATCTGGCCATGGACCAGGCCCGCAAGATGAACGATAAGGACGAGGAGCTGCAGAACCTCATCGGCGAGTTCAATCTGGCCCGGATGGACCTGAACAACGAGATCGGCAAGACCGAGCGCAGCGATGCACGCATCGCCGAGCTGAACGAGAAGGTGAACGACCTCTACGGCAAGATCATGGCCGACGAGGGCATGGTGGCCTACAACGAGGCCAAGCGCGACTGCGAGAACCTCGTGAACTATATCGACGCCATCATCAACACCGCCATGAACGGCGGCGACCCCATGACCGTGCAGGAGCCTTCCGCTTCCTGCACCGGCAGCTGCTCCACCTGCGGCGGCTGCCACTAA